A single genomic interval of Ischnura elegans chromosome 3, ioIscEleg1.1, whole genome shotgun sequence harbors:
- the LOC124156383 gene encoding tubulin alpha-1 chain has product MRECISIHVGQAGVQIGNACWELYCLEHGIQPDGQMPSDKTVGGGDDSFNTFFSETGAGKHVPRAVFVDLEPTVVDEVRTGTYRQLFHPEQLITGKEDAANNYARGHYTIGKEIVDLVLDRIRKLADQCTGLQGFLIFHSFGGGTGSGFTSLLMERLSVDYGKKSKLEFAIYPAPQVSTAVVEPYNSILTTHTTLEHSDCAFMVDNEAIYDICRRNLDIERPTYTNLNRLIGQIVSSITASLRFDGALNVDLTEFQTNLVPYPRIHFPLVTYAPVISAEKAYHEQLSVAEITNACFEPANQMVKCDPRHGKYMACCMLYRGDVVPKDVNAAIATIKTKRTIQFVDWCPTGFKVGINYQPPTVVPGGDLAKVQRAVCMLSNTTAIAEAWARLDHKFDLMYAKRAFVHWYVGEGMEEGEFSEAREDLAALEKDYEEVGMDSVEGEGEGAEEY; this is encoded by the exons ATG CGTGAGTGCATCTCTATCCACGTTGGACAGGCTGGTGTTCAGATCGGTAATGCCTGCTGGGAATTGTACTGCCTGGAGCACGGCATCCAGCCTGATGGGCAGATGCCCTCAGACAAGACCGTTGGTGGAGGTGATGACAGCTTCAACACCTTCTTCAGCGAAACCGGCGCGGGGAAACACGTACCCAGGGCCGTTTTCGTTGATCTGGAACCTACTGTAGTTG ATGAGGTGAGGACCGGCACATACCGTCAGCTGTTCCATCCCGAGCAGCTGATCACAGGCAAGGAAGATGCTGCaaacaactatgcccgtggacaTTATACTATTGGCAAGGAAATCGTTGATCTAGTCTTGGACCGTATTCGCAAGCTGGCCGATCAATGCACGGGTCTGCAAGGATTCCTCATCTTCCATTCCTTCGGAGGAGGCACTGGCTCCGGTTTCACCTCACTGTTGATGGAGAGGCTCTCAGTTGATTATGGCAAGAAGAGTAAACTGGAATTCGCCATCTACCCAGCTCCTCAG gtATCCACTGCTGTCGTCGAACCGTACAACTCAATCCTCACGACCCACACTACCCTCGAGCATTCCGACTGTGCATTTATGGTTGACAATGAAGCTATCTACGATATTTGCCGGCGCAACCTTGACATCGAGCGACCCACTTACACCAATCTGAACAGGCTCATCGGTCAGATCGTCTCCTCAATCACAGCATCCCTCCGCTTCGATGGTGCCCTCAATGTTGATCTCACTGAATTCCAGACCAACTTGGTGCCTTACCCACGTATCCACTTCCCTCTTGTTACCTATGCCCCAGTCATTTCTGCAGAGAAGGCTTACCACGAGCAGCTATCAGTcgctgagattaccaacgcatgcttTGAGCCAGCCAACCAGATGGTGAAATGCGACCCACGACATGGAAAGTACATGGCCTGCTGCATGTTGTACCGTGGTGATGTTGTACCCAAGGACGTCAATGCTGCCATTGCCACCATCAAGACCAAGCGCACCATCCAGTTTGTGGACTGGTGTCCCACCGGTTTCAAGGTCGGCATCAACTACCAGCCACCCACCGTGGTACCTGGAGGAGACTTGGCCAAGGTTCAGCGTGCTGTGTGCATGTTGAGCAACACCACTGCCATTGCAGAGGCCTGGGCCCGTCTGGATCACAAATTCGACTTGATGTACGCCAAGAGAGCCTTTGTGCACTGGTACGTCGGTGAGGGTATGGAGGAAGGTGAATTCTCAGAGGCCCGTGAAGATCTGGCTGCCCTGGAGAAGGATTACGAGGAGGTTGGCATGGACTCCGTGGAAGGAGAGGGCGAGGGTGCTGAAGAGTACTAA